In Candidatus Sulfurimonas marisnigri, a single genomic region encodes these proteins:
- a CDS encoding diguanylate cyclase: MKHYRLYLYQLVGFILLVLIAFSYTGFLEEKKDSLQNIKYKLLASEMQEEVGAMILAKQKATLAMAISLANDKKLVQDVFSNNIDNDYYKKLISDYREYTQYKNIWVHIIDKDLNSIYKSWSNIKHENIAGLRPDLVSVSKSKKPSYGCSAGLYDLSIKAVIPLFKDDVFIGIIEVISHFNSISKQLKKFDTDSVVVLKKRYSEKLKYPFTATFINSEYYVANFDAPSGILKYLEKKGVQNYFNNSYKVEDDYLVVSHELKTLNMESLGYYIMFKKRNNVSNLDLDFLMFKWFTFTTIIVMSIAIIVSSFLFYGNRREKKYYKNIIDSSTNIVVINDKNTTIDVNRVFFKYFDGYKSLKEFKMEHACICDFFVKEDGCVQKDMSGQHWVEYLEQNSTSYNKVKIKYNEKEYYFSVAVSLISVEKNHYSVVLTDITEQERYKIELEYLTVTDPLTGIKNRRYFNQRLKEEISKSRRYGHSLSLIMCDIDFFKKVNDIHGHIVGDNVLVEYSKLISSFIRNVDIFCRIGGEEFMIILPHASKENAEVIAEKLRIEIKNSEKILPITMSFGVTQYVDGEDAEFLYKRVDDALYKAKETGRDRVVVG; encoded by the coding sequence TTGAAACATTATCGGCTATACTTATATCAACTTGTTGGTTTTATACTTTTAGTACTTATTGCTTTCTCATACACTGGTTTTCTTGAAGAAAAAAAAGATAGCCTGCAAAATATTAAATATAAATTATTAGCCAGTGAGATGCAAGAAGAAGTTGGGGCTATGATTTTAGCCAAGCAAAAGGCGACTTTAGCGATGGCAATTAGTTTGGCAAATGATAAAAAATTAGTTCAGGATGTTTTTAGCAACAATATAGATAATGATTATTATAAAAAACTAATTTCTGATTATAGAGAATATACACAATATAAAAACATATGGGTGCATATTATTGACAAGGATTTAAACTCTATCTATAAAAGCTGGAGCAATATAAAACATGAGAATATTGCTGGCCTAAGACCGGATTTGGTAAGCGTTTCAAAATCAAAAAAACCGTCATATGGTTGTAGCGCAGGGCTTTATGACCTTAGTATAAAAGCAGTAATCCCACTTTTTAAAGATGATGTTTTTATTGGAATAATAGAGGTGATATCACATTTCAACTCTATTTCAAAGCAGCTAAAGAAGTTTGATACAGACTCAGTTGTTGTTTTGAAAAAAAGGTATAGTGAAAAATTAAAATACCCATTTACAGCAACATTTATCAATAGTGAATATTATGTTGCAAATTTTGATGCACCCTCAGGGATATTAAAATATTTAGAGAAAAAAGGTGTACAAAACTACTTTAACAACTCATACAAAGTAGAAGATGACTATTTGGTGGTCTCACATGAGTTAAAAACACTAAATATGGAGTCTCTCGGCTATTATATTATGTTTAAAAAGAGAAATAATGTTTCAAATTTAGATTTAGATTTTTTAATGTTTAAGTGGTTTACTTTTACAACTATAATTGTTATGAGCATTGCAATTATTGTGAGTAGCTTTCTTTTTTATGGAAATAGAAGAGAAAAGAAATACTATAAAAATATTATAGATTCATCCACTAATATTGTTGTAATAAATGACAAAAATACAACAATAGATGTAAACAGAGTGTTCTTTAAATATTTTGATGGATATAAATCCCTTAAAGAGTTTAAAATGGAGCATGCTTGTATATGTGATTTTTTTGTAAAAGAAGATGGATGTGTACAAAAAGATATGAGTGGTCAGCATTGGGTTGAATATTTGGAACAAAATTCTACTAGCTATAATAAGGTAAAAATTAAATACAATGAAAAAGAGTACTATTTCTCAGTAGCTGTATCACTTATTTCAGTTGAGAAGAATCATTACAGTGTAGTACTTACAGATATTACAGAGCAAGAAAGATATAAAATAGAATTAGAATATTTAACAGTTACGGATCCTTTGACTGGGATTAAAAATCGCAGGTATTTCAATCAACGATTAAAGGAAGAGATTTCCAAGTCAAGAAGATATGGACACTCTTTATCTCTTATAATGTGTGATATAGATTTTTTTAAAAAAGTAAATGATATTCATGGGCATATAGTCGGTGATAATGTACTTGTAGAGTATTCAAAACTTATATCTTCTTTTATTAGAAATGTTGATATTTTTTGCAGAATTGGAGGTGAAGAGTTTATGATAATTTTACCACATGCAAGCAAGGAAAATGCAGAGGTAATTGCAGAAAAACTGAGAATAGAGATAAAGAATAGTGAGAAAATTCTGCCAATTACAATGAGTTTTGGAGTTACACAGTATGTTGATGGAGAAGATGCAGAGTTTTTATACAAAAGAGTAGATGATGCACTCTACAAAGCAAAAGAGACAGGCAGAGACAGGGTTGTTGTTGGTTAA
- the maf gene encoding septum formation inhibitor Maf, whose protein sequence is MIRLASSSSTRAQLLTEAGIEFIQQSVDFDEDSIIASSPKNFVYLATLGKYEANLKSFGYNDYPLLVADTVVSSQGQILRKAKCVDDARNILMTLSGNITSIITCMIYQAPNIKIVDISSTDYIFSEFNLEDLENYLRCGDWQGKAGACMVEGFCKAYITEIRGYESTAMGLNTELLKIFI, encoded by the coding sequence ATGATAAGACTTGCTTCATCTTCATCTACACGTGCCCAGCTTTTAACAGAAGCTGGAATTGAGTTTATTCAGCAAAGTGTTGATTTTGATGAAGATAGTATTATTGCCTCATCACCTAAAAACTTCGTTTACCTCGCTACACTTGGAAAATATGAAGCAAACCTCAAATCTTTCGGATACAATGATTACCCGCTTTTAGTAGCTGACACTGTAGTCAGTTCTCAGGGGCAAATACTTAGAAAAGCGAAATGTGTTGATGATGCCAGAAATATACTGATGACACTAAGCGGAAATATTACAAGCATTATTACATGTATGATTTACCAAGCGCCAAACATTAAAATAGTCGACATCTCATCTACTGATTATATTTTCAGTGAGTTTAATCTTGAAGATTTAGAAAATTATCTTAGATGTGGGGATTGGCAAGGAAAAGCAGGGGCTTGTATGGTAGAGGGGTTTTGTAAAGCTTATATAACAGAAATTAGGGGATATGAGAGCACAGCAATGGGTTTGAATACAGAGTTATTAAAAATTTTTATTTAA
- the alaS gene encoding alanine--tRNA ligase, with protein sequence MNIREEFLKFFEEKNHDRVASSPLVPDDATLLFNNAGMVPFKSIFTGEIPVPQNPRATSCQTCIRAGGKHNDLENVGHTARHHTFFEMLGNFSFGNYFKEDAIDYAWEFITEVLKFPVEKLWVTVHESDDEAELLWQKHVHKDRIMRLGDADNFWQMGDTGPCGPCSEIFFDQGAESFSGPEDYMGGEGDRFLEIWNLVFMQYEKSADGTMTPLPKPSIDTGMGLERVVAIAEGKQSNYDSSLFMPIILHVERLIGKEYEYATGASYRVIADHIRTALFLLAQGINFSNEGRGYVLRRILRRAVRHGYLLGFREPFMYKLVDDVVEIMGAEYDYLSPKAPAVKEQIELEEARFFKTIESGIELFNAELENTKGVFSGEVAFKLYDTFGFPLDLTEDMLKEKNLKLDSAKFEELMLEQRTRAKAAWKGSGDDAVHGDFKELLEKFNENTFIGYEFLQHSGEVLALLDDKFKHVEKLSVGSKGWVLLDVTPFYAESGGQTGDMGELVNFAKVLDTKKFFGLNMSQISVENELKVGDIVDSHVDISRAEIIKHHSATHLLHATLYDVLGDHISQAGSLVDADKLRFDFSHPKALTNVEIAEIEKRVNNDVLRGITGKTEVMGIEDAKKSGAKAQFGEKYGDEVRVVSFGNASVEFCGGVHVDNSANIGSFIITKESGVSAGVRRIEAVCGNAAFQYFTQQRALLKEVQAEVKNLDIISGIARLKSNITELKNELQDAQNSAKVEMRTTDINGVTVVVEELLSGDIKEKIDELKNQNEKLCAMLFQVKGDKVLIAAGVKDANAKAGDWIKKIAPILGGGGGGRPDFAQAGGKDATKLAEAKEEALKFIAEVLS encoded by the coding sequence ATGAATATTAGAGAAGAATTTTTAAAATTTTTTGAAGAAAAAAATCACGATAGAGTAGCAAGCTCTCCGCTTGTACCAGATGACGCAACACTTCTTTTTAACAATGCAGGTATGGTGCCCTTTAAATCTATTTTTACAGGTGAAATACCGGTTCCACAAAACCCTAGAGCTACTTCTTGTCAAACATGTATCCGTGCAGGCGGTAAACACAACGATTTGGAAAATGTTGGACACACAGCCCGTCACCACACGTTTTTTGAGATGCTCGGTAACTTTAGTTTTGGTAACTACTTCAAAGAAGATGCCATTGATTATGCTTGGGAATTTATAACTGAAGTTTTAAAATTCCCTGTTGAGAAGCTCTGGGTTACTGTCCATGAGAGCGATGATGAAGCTGAACTCCTTTGGCAGAAGCATGTTCATAAAGATAGAATTATGAGACTTGGTGATGCTGATAACTTCTGGCAGATGGGAGATACAGGACCATGTGGACCTTGTAGTGAAATCTTTTTTGACCAAGGCGCAGAAAGCTTTAGTGGCCCAGAGGATTATATGGGCGGTGAGGGAGATAGATTTTTAGAGATTTGGAATCTTGTTTTCATGCAGTATGAAAAAAGTGCCGATGGGACTATGACGCCACTTCCAAAACCATCGATAGATACGGGTATGGGTCTTGAGCGTGTTGTCGCAATTGCAGAGGGGAAACAAAGCAATTATGACTCATCACTTTTTATGCCAATTATTCTACATGTAGAAAGACTAATAGGCAAAGAGTATGAGTATGCTACTGGTGCTTCTTACCGCGTAATAGCAGACCATATAAGAACTGCACTATTTCTTTTGGCTCAAGGTATAAACTTTTCAAACGAAGGGCGTGGCTATGTTCTTCGTCGTATTCTTCGTCGTGCTGTAAGACACGGTTATTTGCTTGGTTTTAGAGAGCCGTTTATGTATAAACTGGTTGATGATGTGGTAGAGATTATGGGAGCAGAGTATGATTATTTATCTCCTAAAGCTCCTGCCGTAAAAGAGCAGATAGAATTAGAAGAGGCTAGATTTTTCAAAACAATTGAGTCTGGAATCGAACTCTTTAATGCTGAACTTGAAAATACAAAGGGTGTCTTTAGCGGAGAGGTTGCTTTTAAACTTTATGACACTTTTGGATTCCCGCTTGACCTAACAGAAGATATGCTTAAAGAGAAAAATTTAAAACTTGATTCTGCTAAGTTTGAAGAGTTGATGCTTGAGCAAAGAACTCGTGCAAAAGCTGCCTGGAAGGGTAGCGGAGATGATGCAGTTCATGGAGATTTCAAAGAACTTTTAGAGAAGTTTAATGAAAACACTTTTATCGGATATGAGTTTTTACAACACTCAGGGGAAGTTTTAGCGCTTTTAGATGATAAATTTAAACATGTAGAAAAGTTAAGTGTAGGTTCTAAAGGCTGGGTTCTTTTAGATGTTACACCTTTTTATGCTGAGAGTGGTGGACAAACTGGTGATATGGGAGAGCTTGTCAATTTTGCAAAAGTTCTTGATACGAAAAAGTTCTTTGGACTAAATATGTCACAAATCTCTGTAGAAAATGAGTTAAAAGTTGGTGATATTGTAGACTCACATGTAGATATAAGCAGAGCAGAAATTATCAAACATCACTCCGCTACACACCTTCTTCATGCAACTTTATATGATGTTTTAGGAGATCATATTTCACAAGCAGGCTCACTTGTAGACGCAGATAAGCTAAGATTCGATTTCTCACATCCAAAAGCGTTAACTAACGTAGAGATAGCTGAAATAGAGAAAAGAGTAAACAATGATGTTCTTCGTGGAATAACTGGCAAAACAGAAGTTATGGGTATTGAAGATGCTAAAAAGTCTGGTGCAAAAGCTCAGTTTGGAGAGAAATACGGTGATGAAGTTCGCGTTGTTAGTTTTGGCAATGCAAGTGTAGAGTTTTGCGGTGGAGTACATGTAGATAATTCTGCAAACATAGGCTCGTTTATTATTACAAAAGAGAGTGGAGTCTCTGCAGGTGTTCGTCGTATAGAGGCTGTTTGTGGAAATGCAGCTTTTCAATACTTTACGCAGCAAAGAGCTCTTTTAAAAGAGGTTCAAGCCGAAGTTAAAAACTTAGATATTATTTCTGGTATTGCAAGGCTTAAATCAAATATTACTGAGCTAAAGAACGAATTGCAAGATGCGCAAAATAGTGCTAAAGTTGAGATGAGAACAACTGATATAAATGGTGTTACAGTTGTTGTTGAAGAGTTACTGAGCGGAGATATAAAAGAAAAAATTGATGAGCTTAAAAACCAAAATGAAAAACTTTGCGCAATGCTTTTTCAAGTAAAAGGTGATAAAGTACTTATTGCTGCTGGTGTTAAAGATGCAAATGCTAAAGCTGGTGATTGGATTAAAAAAATTGCTCCAATACTTGGTGGCGGAGGCGGAGGTCGTCCTGACTTTGCACAAGCCGGTGGAAAAGATGCAACAAAATTGGCAGAAGCTAAAGAAGAGGCATTAAAATTTATTGCGGAGGTTCTGTCATAA
- a CDS encoding tetratricopeptide repeat protein, whose product MKKLILATALQLSLATTVVLAAQQTNMNNRAFMSVKVKADKGEANSQFALGGMYFQGISIEKDHAMAASLYRKAAIQGHEKAMFNLAMMYKKGDGVKQDMNEAISLFGQGAEKGDQKSAIHLAEIYYKGDGVKKDLGKAFELYKQVADKKYPIAQYQVGLMYKAGEGTKMDLSKAILYLNKASMQNSEAAQYVLGKMYYDGDGVKQNKKEAEGLLKKAYLNGKHEAKAILDKENWIPEQNKQN is encoded by the coding sequence TTGAAGAAATTAATATTGGCTACTGCTTTACAATTATCTTTAGCAACAACTGTAGTATTAGCAGCACAGCAAACGAATATGAATAACAGAGCGTTTATGTCGGTAAAAGTAAAAGCTGACAAAGGGGAGGCAAATAGTCAATTTGCTTTGGGTGGCATGTATTTTCAGGGTATTTCAATAGAAAAAGACCATGCTATGGCAGCATCTTTATATCGAAAAGCTGCAATACAAGGGCATGAAAAAGCTATGTTTAACCTTGCTATGATGTACAAAAAGGGAGATGGCGTAAAACAGGATATGAATGAAGCAATTTCTTTATTTGGTCAAGGGGCTGAAAAAGGGGACCAAAAGTCTGCCATTCACCTTGCTGAGATATACTACAAAGGTGATGGTGTAAAAAAAGATTTGGGTAAGGCTTTTGAATTATATAAACAAGTTGCAGATAAAAAATACCCTATAGCGCAATATCAAGTTGGTTTGATGTACAAAGCTGGCGAAGGTACAAAAATGGATTTATCCAAAGCCATCCTTTACCTAAACAAAGCATCTATGCAAAACAGCGAAGCAGCGCAATACGTACTTGGTAAGATGTATTACGATGGTGATGGAGTAAAACAAAACAAAAAAGAGGCTGAGGGTCTTCTAAAAAAGGCTTACTTAAATGGAAAACATGAAGCTAAAGCAATTTTAGATAAAGAAAATTGGATACCAGAACAAAATAAACAAAATTAA
- a CDS encoding DNA-binding protein has product MKKISIALSVATLLIVGCSDKPKEQEKSTKAEITKAAVEPQSIYGASPQKQDTPNDNELKLDAPHVGKVLETVNGGGYTYAKVEEEGNVYWIAGPQTEVTVGSKISFLEQMVMNDFSSKALNKTFETLVFVSAIVSTDKSAKSGSVVTTAAKHTDGTHIDCNHEDELKQTPSAIKVSKNPNGYSVEDLYTKKAELAAKSVKVNAQVVKVSKAIMGKDWVHLQDGSGSNGTNDIIATSKNSTVKVGDVVTTEGIIKTKVDLGYGYKFDVIIEEAKFTAIK; this is encoded by the coding sequence ATGAAAAAAATATCTATTGCATTAAGCGTTGCTACACTTCTAATAGTAGGTTGTAGCGATAAGCCAAAAGAGCAAGAAAAAAGTACAAAAGCAGAGATTACTAAAGCAGCTGTAGAGCCTCAATCAATTTATGGAGCTTCTCCTCAAAAACAAGATACGCCAAACGACAATGAGCTTAAACTTGATGCTCCTCATGTTGGTAAAGTGTTAGAAACTGTAAATGGTGGTGGTTATACATACGCTAAAGTTGAAGAAGAAGGCAATGTATACTGGATAGCCGGTCCTCAGACAGAAGTAACAGTAGGAAGTAAAATCTCTTTTCTTGAGCAAATGGTTATGAATGATTTTTCAAGCAAAGCATTAAATAAAACATTTGAGACTCTTGTATTTGTTAGTGCTATTGTATCAACTGACAAATCAGCTAAGAGTGGTTCTGTAGTAACTACGGCTGCTAAACATACAGATGGAACACATATTGATTGCAACCACGAAGATGAACTTAAACAAACTCCATCAGCAATCAAGGTATCTAAAAATCCGAATGGGTACAGTGTTGAAGATTTATATACAAAAAAAGCAGAACTTGCTGCTAAAAGTGTAAAAGTTAATGCTCAAGTAGTTAAGGTGTCAAAAGCAATTATGGGTAAAGATTGGGTTCACTTACAAGATGGTTCTGGTTCCAATGGAACTAATGACATTATAGCTACTTCGAAAAATTCAACTGTAAAAGTTGGAGATGTAGTTACTACTGAGGGAATAATAAAAACTAAAGTTGATCTTGGTTATGGTTATAAATTTGACGTAATCATCGAAGAGGCTAAATTTACTGCTATTAAGTAG
- a CDS encoding DUF4136 domain-containing protein, whose amino-acid sequence MRNLLFGVVVSIFMIGCSTLQVQVDYDPKYDFKSNSNFSVVYAKKSDNRDLARSRISKALKSYIIQKGYTSVEKSNADFYFTVHLDVQTKSQVETNYENMSIRPRFYDGYWNNNSPFIDVNRSYYPYERDMRVTTNTYEYDEGKLIIEVFDVKKQEVVWQGIAKDEISAEYTQEEMSAYINKVIEKLFKDFPNK is encoded by the coding sequence ATGAGAAACTTGTTGTTTGGAGTCGTTGTATCTATTTTTATGATTGGGTGTTCTACACTTCAGGTTCAAGTTGATTATGACCCGAAGTATGACTTTAAATCAAACTCAAACTTTTCAGTTGTTTATGCCAAGAAAAGCGATAACAGAGATTTGGCTAGAAGTCGTATAAGTAAAGCTCTTAAGAGCTATATAATTCAAAAAGGTTACACAAGTGTAGAGAAAAGTAATGCAGACTTTTATTTTACAGTACATCTTGATGTTCAAACTAAGAGTCAAGTTGAGACTAATTATGAAAATATGAGTATAAGACCTAGATTTTATGATGGTTATTGGAACAACAACTCGCCTTTTATAGATGTTAATCGTAGCTATTACCCGTATGAGAGAGATATGAGAGTCACTACTAATACTTATGAGTATGACGAGGGAAAACTAATTATAGAAGTTTTTGATGTTAAAAAGCAGGAAGTTGTTTGGCAGGGTATAGCTAAAGACGAAATATCTGCAGAATATACACAAGAAGAGATGAGCGCTTATATAAATAAGGTTATTGAAAAGTTATTTAAGGATTTTCCTAATAAATAG
- the ccsA gene encoding cytochrome c biogenesis protein CcsA, whose translation MTLIKKIWSLLISMKLMVVLILIFAVASGVATFIENDHGINTSWALVYSTRWFEAVQVLLGISIIGNIFKYKMYTKKKLPTFIFHIAFLFVLLGSGITRYYGYEGVMNIREGSTEHRMLSSDAFLQVSANKNNTKYYEEDIVYISALGGREFKTTLDVDGKDITVKYKKFIDKAVKTAVEDPSGVPIVSFVITTPQGPEKFFLKSGDFIDLGPLAVYFDKEPEGVPKPIVRLISNGDKISFVSNVQINWMKMADRSEGLYDVGREYPFEAKKLYNINGIQLVSKAVLAKGKVTVVDEATYKSTAKMNMKFASLSALVVDVEYDGTHKEVALMGSGKRYKGYTENIKIADTEIALEWGSKIIELPFSLRLRDFKLIKYPGSMSPSSYESHVTLIDKKNLVKQEHRIYMNNVLDYGGYLFFQSSYDKDEKGTILSVNHDPGKWPTYLGYTLLAIGLFLNFFNPNGRFGKLARSKYEYKAGVTASLLMLFALFSTQPLVASSELIEKVKNIDAGHADHYGTLLVQSRDGRIKPLDSFATELLNKISAKDSMFGLSHNQILLGMASNPDVWKQIDMIKVAHPKVQKLLGIDESKKRFAYRDAFDRNGQYKLGELAEQALRKRSATRDMFDKELIKVDERVNVAYMIYSGRFMTVFPLEGDVNNKWYYPEEALQSFPPEASKEVLSLLRNNSMGLVNGINRGTWEEANKAIDDIKEYQKKYSPSIIPDPMLIEAELLYNKMNVFDKLYPIYLIAGLVLLVLIFVRLAKPNINIEVVTRIVLAVFVVAFVVHTMNLGLRWYIAGHAPWSNGYEAMLYISWTIILAGILFARSSELAVATTGIFSGITLFVAHLSWLNPQITTMVPVLKSYWLTIHVSIITASYGFLGLSTLLGFVTLIFYIMLSNKDKREQISVNILEATRISEMSMIVGLSLLTVGNFLGGVWANESWGRYWGWDPKETWALVTILVYVFVIHMRFVPALKSNFTFNAVSVVAYSSVIMTYFGVNYYLSGLHSYAAGDPVPVPEWIYYVISVIIILIVSAWFNRNKLVNIKPIKQ comes from the coding sequence ATGACACTTATTAAAAAGATATGGTCACTTTTAATTTCGATGAAATTAATGGTAGTTTTGATTCTTATATTTGCAGTAGCTAGTGGAGTTGCAACATTTATAGAGAATGATCATGGTATAAATACTTCATGGGCACTAGTTTATAGTACACGTTGGTTTGAAGCAGTGCAGGTACTTTTAGGTATCAGTATTATTGGAAATATTTTCAAATATAAAATGTATACTAAGAAAAAATTACCTACCTTCATATTTCATATTGCCTTTTTATTTGTTTTACTAGGCTCAGGCATCACTCGTTACTATGGGTATGAGGGTGTTATGAATATAAGAGAGGGATCAACTGAACATCGTATGTTGTCTTCTGACGCTTTTTTACAGGTTAGTGCAAATAAAAATAATACGAAATACTATGAAGAGGATATTGTTTATATCTCTGCTCTTGGAGGCAGAGAATTTAAAACAACTCTAGATGTTGATGGTAAAGATATTACAGTTAAATATAAGAAGTTTATAGATAAAGCTGTAAAAACTGCTGTTGAAGACCCAAGTGGAGTACCAATAGTCTCTTTTGTTATTACAACACCGCAAGGTCCTGAGAAATTTTTCTTGAAAAGTGGTGATTTTATAGACTTAGGTCCATTGGCTGTTTATTTTGATAAAGAGCCAGAAGGAGTTCCCAAGCCTATAGTTCGTCTTATTAGTAATGGTGATAAAATATCTTTTGTCTCAAATGTGCAAATAAACTGGATGAAGATGGCAGACCGCTCAGAAGGTCTTTATGACGTTGGCAGAGAGTACCCTTTTGAGGCGAAAAAACTTTATAACATTAATGGTATTCAGTTAGTCTCTAAAGCGGTTTTAGCTAAGGGCAAAGTAACTGTAGTTGATGAAGCTACATATAAGTCGACAGCAAAGATGAATATGAAATTTGCATCACTATCTGCTTTGGTTGTAGATGTTGAGTATGACGGAACGCATAAAGAAGTTGCCCTTATGGGGAGTGGAAAGCGATATAAAGGTTATACTGAAAATATCAAGATAGCTGATACTGAAATAGCATTAGAGTGGGGTTCAAAGATTATCGAGTTACCATTCTCTCTTAGACTTAGAGATTTTAAGCTGATAAAATATCCAGGTTCAATGAGTCCTTCATCGTATGAGAGTCATGTAACTTTAATAGATAAGAAAAACCTTGTTAAGCAGGAGCACAGAATTTACATGAATAATGTTCTTGATTATGGCGGTTATCTATTTTTTCAATCATCATATGATAAAGATGAAAAAGGGACAATCTTGTCTGTAAATCATGACCCTGGGAAGTGGCCAACTTATTTGGGCTACACACTTTTAGCAATTGGTCTGTTTCTTAATTTTTTTAATCCAAATGGTCGTTTTGGAAAACTTGCTCGAAGTAAATATGAGTACAAAGCAGGAGTGACTGCTTCATTGTTAATGCTTTTTGCACTCTTTAGTACACAGCCACTTGTAGCATCATCTGAACTAATTGAGAAGGTTAAAAATATTGATGCAGGACATGCAGATCACTATGGGACTTTGCTGGTTCAAAGTCGTGATGGTAGAATCAAGCCACTTGACTCTTTTGCAACTGAACTGCTTAATAAAATATCTGCTAAAGACAGTATGTTTGGACTTTCTCATAATCAAATACTGCTAGGTATGGCATCTAACCCAGATGTTTGGAAACAGATTGATATGATTAAGGTAGCACACCCGAAAGTTCAAAAACTGCTTGGTATTGATGAGTCTAAAAAAAGATTTGCATACAGAGATGCTTTTGATAGAAATGGTCAATATAAGTTAGGTGAACTTGCAGAACAGGCTCTTCGTAAGCGTTCAGCAACTAGGGATATGTTTGATAAAGAGCTTATAAAAGTTGATGAGAGAGTAAATGTAGCTTATATGATTTACTCAGGTCGTTTTATGACTGTTTTCCCTCTTGAAGGCGATGTAAACAATAAATGGTACTACCCAGAAGAGGCCCTTCAAAGTTTTCCGCCAGAAGCTTCAAAAGAGGTTCTGTCTCTGCTTAGAAATAACTCTATGGGCTTGGTAAATGGCATAAACAGAGGCACATGGGAAGAAGCAAATAAGGCTATAGATGATATTAAAGAGTATCAGAAAAAGTACTCTCCTTCAATCATCCCAGATCCTATGTTGATAGAAGCAGAACTTCTTTACAATAAGATGAATGTTTTTGATAAACTGTATCCAATCTACCTTATTGCAGGTTTAGTTCTCTTGGTGCTGATATTTGTCCGCCTTGCAAAGCCAAATATAAATATAGAAGTAGTTACACGTATTGTTTTAGCAGTTTTTGTTGTTGCGTTTGTTGTTCATACTATGAACTTGGGTCTAAGATGGTATATCGCGGGTCATGCTCCATGGAGTAATGGATACGAGGCAATGCTTTATATTTCGTGGACTATCATTCTTGCTGGAATATTGTTTGCACGTTCATCAGAGTTGGCAGTTGCAACTACTGGTATTTTTTCAGGTATAACTCTATTTGTAGCGCATCTAAGCTGGCTAAATCCACAGATAACAACAATGGTTCCTGTCCTTAAGTCATACTGGCTGACAATCCATGTTTCTATTATTACGGCAAGTTACGGTTTTCTTGGGCTAAGTACACTCCTTGGTTTTGTGACACTGATATTTTACATAATGCTCTCTAATAAAGATAAGCGTGAGCAAATCAGTGTAAATATACTCGAAGCAACGCGTATTAGTGAGATGTCTATGATTGTTGGACTTTCACTTCTTACAGTTGGAAATTTTTTAGGCGGTGTTTGGGCTAATGAGTCTTGGGGTCGCTACTGGGGATGGGATCCAAAAGAGACTTGGGCACTGGTAACTATTTTAGTCTACGTATTTGTAATACATATGCGTTTTGTACCGGCACTGAAATCAAACTTTACATTTAATGCTGTTTCAGTAGTTGCTTACTCTTCTGTTATAATGACATACTTTGGTGTTAACTACTACTTGTCTGGATTGCACTCATATGCTGCTGGTGATCCTGTTCCTGTACCTGAGTGGATATATTATGTGATATCTGTTATAATTATACTAATTGTCAGTGCATGGTTTAACCGTAATAAGTTAGTGAATATAAAACCTATAAAACAGTAA